In a genomic window of bacterium:
- a CDS encoding Gfo/Idh/MocA family oxidoreductase — protein sequence MRKLGVGVVGCGAIGPAHAQAANELEETKLIAVCDKVEEKARSLAQRFSVDWYTDYDKMLEREDIDVVCICVPSGMHAEFGIKAAKARKHIICEKPLDITLENCDALIKSARENRVKLGGIFQRRFMEDIRLMKKLVEEGKLGKIAIADMDMKIYRSQAYYDSGEWRGTWALDGGGCLMNQGVHFVDSLLWIMGPVEWVEAEIATLAHNIEVEDTAVAILKFKNGALGAIKATTSAYLDVGTQLSIGGYQGSVVWEETGEPGRISFLKIEGLDEKEILANLERGREETSKASPIPFTSGSEWLRLHLLNFRDIIRAIIEDREPLITGEEARKAVELILAIYESAKTNKRVYLPLEK from the coding sequence ATGAGGAAATTAGGGGTTGGAGTTGTTGGATGTGGTGCAATCGGTCCCGCTCACGCCCAGGCTGCAAACGAGCTTGAGGAAACGAAGCTTATTGCTGTGTGCGATAAAGTAGAGGAGAAAGCGAGGTCATTAGCCCAGCGCTTCAGCGTTGATTGGTATACGGATTACGACAAGATGCTGGAGAGGGAAGACATAGATGTCGTTTGCATTTGCGTTCCATCTGGTATGCATGCGGAGTTCGGGATAAAGGCGGCAAAGGCGAGGAAACATATCATCTGCGAGAAACCACTGGATATAACGCTTGAGAACTGCGATGCGCTCATAAAATCGGCACGAGAAAACAGGGTGAAATTGGGAGGTATTTTTCAGAGAAGATTTATGGAGGATATAAGGCTGATGAAGAAGCTTGTTGAAGAGGGTAAATTGGGTAAAATCGCCATAGCGGATATGGATATGAAGATTTACAGAAGCCAGGCTTATTACGATAGCGGAGAATGGCGAGGCACTTGGGCGCTTGATGGCGGTGGATGTCTTATGAATCAAGGCGTCCATTTCGTTGACTCTCTTCTTTGGATTATGGGACCAGTTGAATGGGTTGAGGCAGAAATAGCGACATTAGCTCACAATATAGAGGTTGAGGACACAGCAGTTGCCATTTTAAAGTTCAAAAACGGCGCGCTGGGCGCGATAAAAGCTACCACCTCCGCTTATCTTGATGTGGGAACGCAGCTGAGCATCGGTGGCTACCAAGGTTCCGTCGTCTGGGAGGAAACGGGTGAGCCGGGACGGATTTCATTCTTGAAGATTGAGGGATTAGATGAAAAGGAAATTTTGGCAAATCTTGAAAGAGGACGCGAGGAAACCTCAAAAGCCTCTCCCATCCCGTTTACCTCTGGCTCTGAATGGCTCAGGCTCCACCTGCTCAATTTTCGTGATATAATTAGAGCAATCATAGAGGATAGAGAGCCCTTAATCACCGGTGAGGAAGCCAGGAAAGCAGTTGAGTTAATCTTGGCTATATATGAATCGGCTAAAACAAATAAAAGGGTATATTTGCCCTTGGAAAAATAA
- a CDS encoding penicillin-binding protein 1A, whose protein sequence is MLRFIKVIFKLVGSILLLSVAGLVGYFLYCFASVRNISLEGADTYTQVLAGATQILDRNGVLLADLSGEIREYVPLKEIPPALQLATVASEDRRFFSHSGLDLRAILRALYQDIRMGRIVEGGSTITQQVARNLFLSQKRALSRKMQEMAIAIRLERHYTKEEILEMYLNKVNYGSGAYGVGMAAKIYFGKPVSKLTLAECALLAAIPRRPADYSPYKNPQLALKMRNNVLDKMEKLGFITREEAEKAKREPLKLAYKEPPSIRRFKAPYFVFWIIDQLSKKYGEDFVYKAGLKIYTTLDIRLQEIAEEAVRNGLERAKSLNVHQAALVAIDYRTGDVLAMVGGKNFWESQFNRAVQSKLQPGSAFKIFVYTAAIDKGYKPEDTIEDSPVSYKNASGVWRPKNFDGRFRGVVTLKKAFAYSINIPAIKLADKIGIKTVIDYAYKMGITTPLQPYLSTAIGASGVRVLDMASAVGVIANNGVRCLPRGILKIYTIKGAILEDNQPVSFPVLSEETAKTMQMMLREVVLHGTGTRARGVPGAAGKTGTSDDYRAAWFVGFTPQLACAVWVGNDDYSPMPKIVGGSIPCQIWADFMKKAGKIWTCEEGETYSKNLVEIRICDKTGKVATKYCPSTHIQEFVKGFEPKEKCDLHTGDLVEINICPQSGKIATQYCPSPKKIKVPINEMPTETCPLHTSPPGEKVQQDEKTDQPSLGNQ, encoded by the coding sequence ATGTTAAGATTTATAAAAGTCATTTTCAAGTTAGTCGGCTCTATTTTGCTTTTAAGCGTAGCAGGGCTAGTAGGGTATTTTCTCTACTGCTTCGCCAGCGTGCGAAATATCTCCCTTGAAGGGGCGGATACCTATACGCAGGTCCTCGCTGGGGCCACCCAAATTTTGGACCGGAACGGAGTCCTCTTAGCCGACCTCTCCGGGGAGATTAGGGAATATGTTCCATTAAAGGAAATTCCTCCTGCCCTTCAATTAGCCACAGTAGCAAGCGAGGACCGTCGCTTCTTCTCCCATAGCGGATTGGACCTCCGGGCAATCCTTCGTGCCCTTTATCAAGATATCAGAATGGGCAGAATAGTGGAGGGAGGTTCAACTATTACCCAGCAGGTAGCACGAAATCTTTTCCTTTCCCAAAAGAGAGCGTTATCAAGGAAAATGCAGGAGATGGCAATTGCCATCCGCTTAGAGCGCCACTATACAAAGGAAGAGATATTGGAGATGTATCTTAATAAAGTAAACTATGGAAGCGGTGCCTATGGCGTAGGGATGGCAGCAAAGATATATTTCGGGAAGCCCGTCAGCAAACTTACCCTTGCTGAATGCGCCCTTCTCGCCGCAATTCCACGCCGCCCCGCCGATTATTCTCCCTATAAGAATCCTCAGCTCGCTTTAAAAATGAGAAATAATGTTTTAGACAAAATGGAGAAATTAGGATTTATAACACGAGAAGAAGCGGAGAAGGCGAAGAGGGAGCCCTTGAAGCTCGCCTACAAAGAACCACCTTCGATAAGGAGATTCAAGGCTCCTTACTTCGTTTTTTGGATAATAGACCAGCTTTCAAAAAAGTATGGAGAGGACTTCGTGTATAAAGCTGGGCTGAAAATATATACAACTTTAGACATTCGCCTGCAGGAGATAGCGGAAGAGGCGGTAAGAAATGGGCTTGAAAGAGCGAAGAGTTTGAATGTTCATCAAGCCGCTCTTGTAGCTATAGATTATCGGACAGGAGATGTTTTAGCTATGGTGGGAGGCAAGAATTTCTGGGAGAGCCAGTTCAACAGGGCTGTGCAATCTAAATTACAGCCTGGTTCAGCATTCAAGATATTCGTCTATACCGCTGCTATAGATAAGGGATATAAGCCAGAAGATACAATAGAGGATTCCCCAGTTTCCTATAAAAATGCAAGCGGGGTATGGCGTCCTAAGAATTTTGACGGACGCTTCAGAGGAGTAGTGACGCTAAAAAAAGCCTTTGCCTACTCCATAAATATTCCCGCAATTAAATTGGCGGATAAAATCGGGATAAAGACCGTGATAGATTATGCATATAAGATGGGAATCACAACTCCCTTGCAACCTTATCTCTCCACTGCCATAGGTGCGTCTGGGGTGAGAGTTCTGGATATGGCGTCCGCAGTTGGAGTTATCGCTAATAACGGTGTTAGATGTCTTCCAAGAGGGATTTTAAAAATCTACACAATTAAAGGGGCTATATTGGAGGATAACCAACCTGTTTCCTTTCCCGTTTTATCTGAAGAGACAGCAAAGACGATGCAGATGATGTTAAGAGAGGTCGTTCTCCACGGAACCGGTACACGAGCGAGGGGCGTGCCAGGCGCAGCCGGGAAGACAGGGACCTCAGACGATTACAGGGCAGCTTGGTTCGTGGGCTTCACACCACAACTTGCCTGTGCTGTTTGGGTTGGCAACGATGATTACTCTCCCATGCCTAAGATAGTCGGCGGCTCCATCCCTTGCCAAATATGGGCTGACTTTATGAAGAAAGCAGGGAAAATATGGACTTGTGAGGAAGGAGAAACATACTCTAAGAATTTAGTTGAAATTCGCATTTGTGATAAGACAGGGAAGGTCGCAACAAAATATTGCCCATCCACCCATATACAGGAATTCGTCAAGGGATTTGAGCCAAAAGAGAAATGCGACCTTCACACGGGAGATTTGGTGGAAATAAATATCTGCCCCCAATCGGGAAAGATTGCAACTCAGTATTGCCCTTCTCCTAAGAAAATAAAAGTGCCCATTAACGAAATGCCCACAGAGACTTGCCCACTTCATACCTCTCCCCCCGGGGAAAAAGTTCAGCAAGATGAGAAGACCGACCAGCCTTCCCTGGGAAATCAATAG
- a CDS encoding DUF4838 domain-containing protein, which translates to MSEKVVLSLLGLILFGLALPAEAQLTLAKNGKALLPIIIQPGATVTERYAGEELASHLEKITGAKFELKEITPGEVPKAGIIIGPGELTDKLFPEVVDYLQKPSSPFGGEQLTIRTKGNYLLLAGGRPRGTLYAVYRFLSKQCGVRWWTPWATTIPKKSTLTIPNLSIEEKPAFEYREPFWYPAFDGDWAARNYYNGNSARLTEKHGGKIIYKGFVHTFYALVPPQEYFEKHPEWFSLINGKRQWQGAQLCCTNPELRDFITERVRQWLKESPEANIVSISQNDWVGNCQCENCRALDEREGTPAASVLDMVNDIAQRLEKEFPNVAFDTLAYWYTRKPPKTIKPRPNVIVRLCSIECNFAQPLEHESNKAFADDIRGWSQLTRRLYIWDYTTDFVNYAQPHPNWFSLGPNLRFFHKHGVLGVFEQGAYQSHGAEFAELRAWVLAQLLWDPYQDDKKLIDEFLKGYYGKAAPYIRRYMELMHNAAKDYYLGCFTPANAPFFNFETLSKAEKLWQQAEKAVKDDPEIYWRVRQAHMPVYYAFLNNWARLRVECARAGAEWPLPLSRKAVAQEWLSVVTGKGPQGWSPMTHVNEGGLTPQKFVESLGEDDPELEKLPKRIPKEAPLPSDIPGIDPKKCIDVQDDKMSIAEEGRLGRRRVDPNSSDYLTVWMPGWHHEWACQVYWKNLPAKAQKGRWKVYVVIKVDRKAGVDPEKEAIWAGVYHTGKKVGLAEVVIPIKETSEGYRSYLIGTVEASPEQYIWIAPPGAGLAGPVRLSPGEGNIEGLWIDRIVLVPAE; encoded by the coding sequence ATGAGTGAAAAAGTCGTCCTCTCCCTGTTAGGGCTAATCCTATTCGGGTTAGCTCTTCCAGCGGAGGCGCAGTTGACCCTTGCTAAAAACGGCAAGGCGTTGCTCCCGATAATCATCCAGCCGGGAGCTACGGTAACGGAACGATATGCCGGCGAGGAGCTCGCCTCACATCTGGAGAAAATCACCGGGGCAAAATTCGAGCTCAAGGAAATCACCCCAGGGGAAGTCCCAAAGGCGGGAATAATCATCGGTCCCGGAGAGCTAACGGATAAGCTCTTTCCAGAGGTAGTTGATTATCTGCAGAAGCCCAGCTCACCCTTCGGCGGAGAGCAGTTGACGATACGAACGAAGGGTAATTATCTTCTCCTCGCAGGCGGAAGACCGAGGGGAACTCTCTATGCGGTATACCGCTTCTTGAGCAAGCAATGTGGCGTTCGCTGGTGGACACCCTGGGCTACAACGATTCCCAAGAAGAGCACATTAACGATTCCCAATCTCTCCATTGAGGAAAAGCCAGCTTTTGAATATCGCGAGCCATTTTGGTATCCCGCTTTTGATGGGGATTGGGCAGCAAGGAACTATTACAACGGCAATTCCGCTCGCCTCACGGAGAAACACGGTGGAAAGATAATTTATAAGGGATTCGTTCACACCTTCTATGCTCTCGTTCCGCCGCAGGAGTATTTTGAAAAGCATCCTGAATGGTTCAGCCTAATAAACGGTAAACGTCAATGGCAGGGCGCTCAGCTCTGCTGCACTAATCCAGAGTTGCGAGATTTCATCACCGAAAGGGTGAGACAATGGCTCAAGGAATCCCCCGAGGCTAACATCGTCTCCATTTCGCAAAACGACTGGGTAGGCAACTGCCAGTGCGAGAATTGCCGAGCTTTAGACGAAAGGGAAGGAACCCCTGCTGCCTCCGTCTTAGATATGGTGAACGATATAGCTCAGAGATTGGAGAAGGAATTCCCTAATGTCGCCTTTGACACCCTTGCCTATTGGTATACGCGCAAGCCACCTAAGACGATAAAGCCTCGCCCCAATGTTATCGTTCGCCTCTGCTCAATAGAGTGCAACTTTGCCCAACCCCTTGAACACGAGAGCAACAAAGCTTTTGCCGACGACATCCGCGGCTGGTCTCAGCTGACAAGAAGGCTTTACATCTGGGATTATACAACCGATTTCGTAAACTATGCCCAGCCGCATCCAAATTGGTTCTCCCTTGGACCCAACCTCCGTTTCTTCCATAAGCACGGCGTTTTGGGAGTTTTTGAGCAGGGTGCCTACCAATCCCACGGAGCTGAGTTCGCGGAATTGAGAGCTTGGGTTTTAGCCCAGCTTCTTTGGGACCCTTACCAGGATGACAAGAAGCTGATAGACGAATTCCTAAAGGGATATTATGGCAAGGCAGCGCCTTACATAAGGCGGTATATGGAGCTAATGCATAACGCCGCCAAGGATTATTACCTCGGCTGTTTCACTCCCGCAAATGCTCCCTTCTTTAACTTTGAGACGCTCAGCAAGGCAGAGAAACTATGGCAGCAAGCTGAGAAAGCAGTTAAGGATGACCCTGAGATTTATTGGAGAGTGCGCCAGGCTCATATGCCCGTCTATTATGCTTTCCTCAACAATTGGGCTCGCTTGAGGGTTGAATGCGCCCGCGCGGGTGCGGAATGGCCCTTACCTCTCTCCCGCAAGGCTGTTGCTCAGGAGTGGCTTTCCGTGGTAACCGGCAAGGGACCCCAAGGTTGGTCTCCTATGACCCATGTGAATGAGGGAGGCTTGACGCCACAGAAATTCGTTGAATCCCTTGGAGAAGATGACCCCGAACTTGAGAAGCTTCCCAAGCGAATCCCCAAGGAAGCGCCCTTACCTTCAGATATTCCCGGAATAGACCCTAAGAAATGCATTGATGTGCAGGATGACAAGATGTCTATAGCGGAGGAAGGAAGATTGGGACGCCGCAGAGTTGACCCGAACTCCTCAGATTACCTCACAGTCTGGATGCCAGGCTGGCATCACGAATGGGCTTGTCAGGTATATTGGAAGAATCTGCCAGCAAAAGCCCAAAAGGGGCGTTGGAAGGTCTACGTGGTTATAAAAGTTGATAGGAAAGCGGGAGTTGACCCTGAGAAAGAAGCGATTTGGGCTGGCGTTTATCACACTGGGAAAAAGGTGGGGTTAGCGGAGGTAGTGATTCCGATAAAAGAGACAAGCGAAGGGTATCGTTCTTACTTAATAGGAACGGTTGAAGCTTCGCCGGAACAGTATATATGGATAGCGCCACCGGGAGCAGGGTTAGCGGGTCCAGTTAGGTTATCTCCTGGAGAGGGGAACATAGAGGGTTTATGGATAGATAGGATAGTATTGGTTCCAGCGGAATAA